A genome region from Sebastes umbrosus isolate fSebUmb1 chromosome 22, fSebUmb1.pri, whole genome shotgun sequence includes the following:
- the LOC119482028 gene encoding uncharacterized protein LOC119482028, translating to MSDDEEDMGGNAQADDQGEKRETLSRETHFEVRDDRDSGRLDGVRHRRPQEGLEGEDMLNTSYHAQMYKHEVSNMHPQQVHVGMQKDEERMDGNRDEDGNLDRDAEHQDNERLHDVRPNMCEDLGGKQEVGQDYDLKPVSVDKHGDGERTEIDDQVDKDRKSGRGKLLKITELYYDDIQRNGGGSKYNMPKDNQRCKGEISSRFYQRHEQPRDVKGDEQQKREDDKHAQRKGTSERLDDVRQNRSEHVSTHKDAAKQAKEQEKKGDDEHHQRRVDSSFRQAGSSRVTENRGSVEKWTMEGRHGSKQSKTLHVKIIEEETYQGVQTSSETKNITIETVAGTSQGGITSLVYNEGSVKRKSDPKTDPKVKLAEGVGNLKLNDSPSPKPQKHRTKEMSDAQKQAVGKKHAEKKRGEKKRHWWCRSSPLKQNGKEKQKRNKTTGVFPIFRKSRKNADQTSESD from the exons ATGTCGGATGATGAGGAAGACATGGGAGGAAATGCACAGGCTGACGAccagggagaaaagagagaaacctTATCTAGAGAAACTCATTTTGAAGTGAGGGATGACCGTGACAGTGGAAGACTAGATGGAGTTAGACACAGGAGACCACAGGAGGGTCTGGAGGGTGAAGACATGCTCAACACGTCATATCACGCTCAGATGTATAAACATGAAGTCAGCAACATGCATCCTCAGCAGGTTCATGTTGGCATGCAGAAAGATGAGGAAAGAATGGATGGAAATAGAGACGAGGATGGAAAT CTCGACAGGGATGCAGAGCATCAGGACAACGAAAGATTACATGATGTTAGACCGAACATGTGTGAAGATCTGGGGGGTAAACAGGAAGTTGGACAAGATTATGACCTAAAACCTGTTAGTGTGGACAAACATGGAGATGGGGAGAGGACGGAAATAGATGATCAGGTTGACAAGGACAGAAAATCAGGGAGAGGAAAGCTCCTCAAAATAACTGAGCTCTACTATGATGACATTCAACGCAATGGTGGTGGTAGTAAATACAACATGCCTAAAGATAATCAGAGGTGTAAAGGAGAAATTAGTAGCAGGTTTTATCAAAGACATGAGCAACCGAGGGATGTGAAGGGAGACGAGCaacaaaagagagaggatgataAACATGCACAAAGGAAAGGAACATCAGAGAGATTAGATGATGTTAGACAGAACAGATCAGAGCATGTTTCAACACATAAAGATGCAGCGAAACAAGCCAAAGagcaggaaaagaaaggagatgATGAACATCATCAAAGAAGAGTGGACTCTTCTTTTAGACAAGCAGGAAGCAGCAGAGTGACAGAGAACAGGGGCAGTGTTGAAAAGTGGACAATGGAAGGAAGACATGGTTCAAAGCAGTCCAAAACATTGCATGTGAAGATAATTGAGGAGGAAACCTATCAGGGTGTTCAAACAAGCAGCGAGACGAAGAACATAACAATAGAAACTGTAGCAGGAACTTCACAAGGTGGCATTACGAGTTTGGTATATAATGAAGGGagtgttaaaagaaaatcagatCCAAAAACAGACCCAAAGGTCAAATTGGCAGAGGGTGTTGGCAATTTAAAACTGAATGACTCACCTTCACCAAagccacagaaacacagaaccAAAGAAATGTCTGATGCACAAAAACAAGCTGTTGGGAAAAaacatgcagagaaaaaaagaggtgaGAAGAAAAGACATTGGTGGTGTCGCTCTTCCCCTCTGAAACAAAACggaaaggaaaaacagaaacgcaacaaaaccactggggTTTTTCCTATTTTTCGGAAAAGCCGAAAAAATGCAGACCAGACTTCAGAGTCGGATTAA